In one window of Henckelia pumila isolate YLH828 chromosome 1, ASM3356847v2, whole genome shotgun sequence DNA:
- the LOC140879390 gene encoding sphingosine-1-phosphate lyase isoform X1, translated as MDFAEFLFPLNRFRASLNSFLSQFEPLALIFSPIFTLLVARLLLSILAVISDKGLKSAIFDFFMIAVKSIPGVNKYIDAEKQKVVNKLQGSGKSKRDGWRTELPIAGLGGGVIDKMKDEKQKDVAWQGKCSGTVYIAGNEQEGHFSLINEACSMFAHTNPLHLDVFQSVVRFEAEVVAMTAALLGSKEISSGGQVCGNMTSGGTESILLAMKTSRDYMKVKKGITKPEMIMPVSAHSAYDKAAQYFNIKLLRVPVGKDFRADVKAIKRRINRNTILIVGSAPGFPHGIIDPIEELGELASSFGICLHVDLCLGGFVLPFARKIGYPIPPFDFSVQGVTSISVDVHKYGLAPKGTSVILYRNHDIRKHQFVAVTEWTGGLYVSPTIAGSRPGGLIAGAWAAMMSLGLEGYLENTRKIMETSKKIERGIHEIHGLFVVGKPDMTIVAFGSDILDIFEVNDIMSSKGWHLNALQRPNSIHICVTLQHVHVVEELLKDLRDSVQTVKAKPGPLDGGLAPIYGAAGKMPDRAMVKDLLVDFMDTTC; from the exons ATGGATTTTGCTGAGTTTTTATTTCCTCTGAATCGGTTCAGAGCTTCGCTGAATTCATTTCTGTCTCAATTCGAGCCCCTGGCGCTGATTTTTTCCCCTATTTTTACACTGCTCGTGGCTCGTCTTCTTTTGTCCATTCTTGCCGTGATTTCCGATAAAGGACTCAAATCCGCCATCTTCGACTTCTTCATGATCGCTGTCAA GTCGATTCCTGGTGTCAATAAGTATATCGATGCTGAAAAGCAAAAG GTTGTGAACAAGTTACAAGGTTCTGGCAAATCTAAAAGAGATGGTTGGAGGACTGAGTTGCCCATAGCTGGTTTAGGAGGTGGGGTCATTGACAAAATGAAAGATGAGAAACAAAAGGATGTGGCGTGGCAGGGCAAATGTTCTGGTACAGT CTATATTGCTGGAAATGAACAGGAAGGACACTTTTCACTGATAAATGAGGCATGCTCAAT GTTTGCGCATACAAATCCCCTGCATCTAGATGTATTCCAGAGTGTGGTAAGATTTGAAGCAGAAGTTGTTGCAATGACTGCTGCACTACTAGGAAGTAAGGAAATATCTTCTGGAGGACAAGTTTGTGGAAATATGACATCAGGAGGAACAGAAAGTATATTGTTGGCTATGAAAACCTCACGTGACTACATGAAAGTTAAGAAGGGCATAACTAAACCGGAAAT GATTATGCCAGTTTCTGCACATTCGGCGTATGACAAGGCTGCACAATATTTTAATATCAAATTGTTGCGTGTACCTGTTGGCAAAGATTTTCGAGCTGATGTTAAAGCAATCAAACGGCGTATTAACCGAAACACCATATTG ATTGTTGGATCAGCACCCGGCTTCCCTCATGGGATCATCGACCCAATTGAG GAGCTTGGTGAACTGGCTTCTAGTTTCGGGATATGCTTGCATGTTGACCTTTGCCTTGGTGGTTTTGTATTGCCTTTTGCTCGTAAGATAGG GTATCCTATACCTCCATTTGATTTCTCCGTCCAAGGAGTTACCTCTATATCTGTTGATGTACACAAATATGGACTGGCTCCTAAAGGGACAAGTGTGATTTTATATAGGAATCATGACATACGGAAG CATCAATTCGTTGCTG TAACTGAATGGACTGGTGGGCTTTACGTTTCTCCAACAATTGCTGGAAGCAGACCTGGAGGTCTTATTGCTGGTGCTTGGGCTGCAATGATGTCTCTCGGGCTAGAAG GTTATCTAGAGAATACAAGGAAGATCATGGAAACTTCCAAGAAAATTGAGAGAGG AATCCACGAGATTCATGGTTTGTTTGTTGTTGGAAAGCCTGATATGACTATTGTGGCTTTTGGATCGGACATTTTGGACATCTTTGAAGTTAATGATATCATGTCTTCAAAAGGCTGGCACTTAAATGCATTGCAAAGGCCTAACAG CATTCATATTTGCGTGACTCTTCAACATGTACATGTCGTGGAAGAGTTGCTTAAGGATCTGAGAGATTCTGTACAAACA GTGAAAGCCAAACCAGGTCCACTCGATGGAGGGTTGGCTCCAATATATGGTGCTGCCGGAAAAATGCCAGATAGAGCTATGGTTAAAGATTTGTTGGTGGATTTTATGGACACAACGTGCTAG
- the LOC140879390 gene encoding sphingosine-1-phosphate lyase isoform X2 translates to MFCYIAGNEQEGHFSLINEACSMFAHTNPLHLDVFQSVVRFEAEVVAMTAALLGSKEISSGGQVCGNMTSGGTESILLAMKTSRDYMKVKKGITKPEMIMPVSAHSAYDKAAQYFNIKLLRVPVGKDFRADVKAIKRRINRNTILIVGSAPGFPHGIIDPIEELGELASSFGICLHVDLCLGGFVLPFARKIGYPIPPFDFSVQGVTSISVDVHKYGLAPKGTSVILYRNHDIRKHQFVAVTEWTGGLYVSPTIAGSRPGGLIAGAWAAMMSLGLEGYLENTRKIMETSKKIERGIHEIHGLFVVGKPDMTIVAFGSDILDIFEVNDIMSSKGWHLNALQRPNSIHICVTLQHVHVVEELLKDLRDSVQTVKAKPGPLDGGLAPIYGAAGKMPDRAMVKDLLVDFMDTTC, encoded by the exons ATGTTCTG CTATATTGCTGGAAATGAACAGGAAGGACACTTTTCACTGATAAATGAGGCATGCTCAAT GTTTGCGCATACAAATCCCCTGCATCTAGATGTATTCCAGAGTGTGGTAAGATTTGAAGCAGAAGTTGTTGCAATGACTGCTGCACTACTAGGAAGTAAGGAAATATCTTCTGGAGGACAAGTTTGTGGAAATATGACATCAGGAGGAACAGAAAGTATATTGTTGGCTATGAAAACCTCACGTGACTACATGAAAGTTAAGAAGGGCATAACTAAACCGGAAAT GATTATGCCAGTTTCTGCACATTCGGCGTATGACAAGGCTGCACAATATTTTAATATCAAATTGTTGCGTGTACCTGTTGGCAAAGATTTTCGAGCTGATGTTAAAGCAATCAAACGGCGTATTAACCGAAACACCATATTG ATTGTTGGATCAGCACCCGGCTTCCCTCATGGGATCATCGACCCAATTGAG GAGCTTGGTGAACTGGCTTCTAGTTTCGGGATATGCTTGCATGTTGACCTTTGCCTTGGTGGTTTTGTATTGCCTTTTGCTCGTAAGATAGG GTATCCTATACCTCCATTTGATTTCTCCGTCCAAGGAGTTACCTCTATATCTGTTGATGTACACAAATATGGACTGGCTCCTAAAGGGACAAGTGTGATTTTATATAGGAATCATGACATACGGAAG CATCAATTCGTTGCTG TAACTGAATGGACTGGTGGGCTTTACGTTTCTCCAACAATTGCTGGAAGCAGACCTGGAGGTCTTATTGCTGGTGCTTGGGCTGCAATGATGTCTCTCGGGCTAGAAG GTTATCTAGAGAATACAAGGAAGATCATGGAAACTTCCAAGAAAATTGAGAGAGG AATCCACGAGATTCATGGTTTGTTTGTTGTTGGAAAGCCTGATATGACTATTGTGGCTTTTGGATCGGACATTTTGGACATCTTTGAAGTTAATGATATCATGTCTTCAAAAGGCTGGCACTTAAATGCATTGCAAAGGCCTAACAG CATTCATATTTGCGTGACTCTTCAACATGTACATGTCGTGGAAGAGTTGCTTAAGGATCTGAGAGATTCTGTACAAACA GTGAAAGCCAAACCAGGTCCACTCGATGGAGGGTTGGCTCCAATATATGGTGCTGCCGGAAAAATGCCAGATAGAGCTATGGTTAAAGATTTGTTGGTGGATTTTATGGACACAACGTGCTAG
- the LOC140875276 gene encoding heavy metal-associated isoprenylated plant protein 8-like: MEQNHACEEENEENKNINPEGIIILGVYIHCEGCGNEVVRSIRGYEGVEEIDIDAKNNKVIVKGTKADPAKVAERLRKKSGKHVELISPQPRKELNHVEIKKPEPKVIEVVLKIYLHCEGCAKEVKHCIHKMEGVRSVVPDIEKNMVTVKGSMDPQKLVEFINKRSGKHAEIVKQIINESDNNNIINLQLQGRRDPPDQQLLLYAPQLFSDDNPNSCALL, encoded by the exons ATGGAACAGAACCATGCATGCGAAGAAGAAAACgaggaaaataaaaatattaatcctGAAGGGATTATTATATTGGGTGTTTATATCCATTGTGAAGGCTGTGGAAATGAAGTGGTGAGATCAATTCGTGGATATGAAG GTGTTGAGGAGATTGACATTGATGCGAAGAATAACAAGGTAATTGTGAAGGGAACAAAGGCTGATCCAGCAAAAGTTGCAGAGAGGTTAAGAAAGAAAAGTGGGAAGCATGTGGAATTGATTTCTCCTCAGCCCAGGAAGGAATTAAATCATGTGGAGATCAAGAAACCCGAG CCAAAAGTGATAGAAGTTGTGTTGAAGATTTATCTACATTGTGAGGGTTGTGCAAAAGAGGTGAAGCATTGCATCCACAAGATGGAAG gAGTGCGAAGCGTTGTTCCAGACATTGAGAAAAATATGGTGACAGTGAAGGGAAGCATGGATCCACAAAAGCTGGTGGAGTTCATCAACAAGAGAAGTGGGAAGCATGCTGAGATTGTTAAGCAAATTATTAATGAGAGCgacaataataatattattaaccTGCAGCTGCAAGGCCGCCGCGACCCTCCTGATCAACAATTACTACTATATGCTCCTCAATTATTCAGTGACGACAATCCTAATTCTTGTGCACTTTTGTGA
- the LOC140875715 gene encoding uncharacterized protein yields MGKLIRDSTASSTVIPWRDPTAAPSSDVIDRSVVPWENVGGLGDQQKRHLTRLYCKGVLWKHPNDKTLNIVFRLMHGGEVDGDGNCLFTAARKSMALDVPPRELRMRTVRRFLQDLASADDQTKGSIQLAIRHMYSPDLKSGWGVHVLQELKFLARKQDRAAMDSAIEELVQIGMQRELAAESIYKERCIAVEDGPSWAKYMSISGSSDDEYDIINMQYTEDGLLTIDEDRDGRSAAFGDDIAIECLATEFKREIFVVQAHGSDAMVDEENCVFFLPHHPRSEICEPPFFLFMKGTGWCGAGADHYEPLIAHQSMVVSQEKVALIL; encoded by the exons ATGGGGAAACTGATACGTGATTCGACGGCGTCGTCCACGGTGATCCCATGGCGTGACCCCACTGCCGCACCATCTTCCGATGTGATTGACCGGTCGGTGGTTCCATGGGAGAATGTGGGTGGATTGGGAGACCAGCAGAAGAGACATCTCACTCGTCTTTATTGTAAGGGAGTCCTGTGGAAGCACCCCAACGATAAGACCCTCAATATCGTCTTCAGGCTAATGCATGGGGGCGAGGTCGACGGGGATGGAAACTGCCTTTTTACGGCCGCTCGCAAGTCCATGGCTCTTGATGTGCCGCCGCGTGAACTCAGGATGAGGACCGTCAGGAGGTTCCTCCAGGATCTTGCATCTGCGGACGACCAAACCAAAGGATCTATTCAATTGGCCATTCGTCACATGTACTCGCCGGATCTCAAGTCCGGTTGGGGAGTTCATGTCCTGCAGGAGCTCAAGTTTCTGGCCAGGAAACAAGATCGCGCGGCTATGGATTCCGCCATTGAAGAGCTCGTTCAGATCGGTATGCAAAG AGAATTGGCCGCCGAATCAATTTACAAAGAAAGATGTATAGCTGTGGAAGATGGTCCGAGTTGGGCCAAGTACATGTCGATATCTGGTTCATCCGATGACGAATATGATATCATTAATATGCAATATACTGAGGATGGTTTATTAACTATAGATGAGGATAGAGACGGCCGTTCAGCTGCCTTTGGCGACGACATTGCAATAGAATGTCTCGCAACGGAGTTCAAAAGGGAAATTTTTGTG GTGCAAGCACATGGATCTGATGCCATGGTTGACGAGGAAAATTGTGTTTTCTTCCTACCTCATCATCCGAGAAGTGAAATCTGCGAACCTCCTTTCTTTTTGTTCATGAAAGGAACTG GATGGTGTGGAGCTGGGGCTGATCATTACGAACCACTTATAGCTCATCAATCGATGGTTGTATCTCAAGAAAAAGTTGCCTTGATTCTTTAA
- the LOC140875250 gene encoding ACT domain-containing protein ACR4-like, translating to MDYWSSSLAVDDEYEKLVLRMNPPRVTVDNASDKKATLIKVDSANKRGSLLEVAQVLTDLNLIIRRAYISSDGEWFMDVFHVTDEHGNKVVGDIISERIQQSLGPKGKSFRSLTRSAGVQPTTEHTTIELSGQDRPGLLSEVFAVLTDLKCNIVAAEVWTHNSRMASVVYITDEASGLSIDDPDRLANIKQLLLYVLKGDRDKRSANTAVSVGSTHRQRRLHQMMYADRDYDSHEGYCATPEVARPLVTVENCVEKGYTVVSFICPDRPKLLFDTVCTLTDMQYVVFHGTIIAEGPEAQQEYYIRHMDGRPISSEAERQRVIHCLAAGIRRRASEGIRLELCSEDRVGLLSDVTRIFRENGLSVTRAEVTTRGSQAINAFHVTDASGNPVKSETIEAIRKEIGLTILRVKDDTYWTSPPQQQNLPFSLGSLFRSRSEKFLYNLGLIKSCS from the exons ATGGATTACTGGTCTTCATCTCTCGCCGTTGATGATGAGTATGAAAAGCTTGTTCTCAGAATGAACCCACCAAG GGTTACTGTTGACAATGCATCTGACAAGAAAGCAACTTTGATCAAG GTTGACAGTGCAAATAAGAGAGGTAGTTTGTTAGAGGTGGCACAAGTTCTTACCGATCTGAACCTTATAATAAGAAGGGCTTACATTTCTTCAGATGGGGAATGGTTTATGGATG TTTTTCATGTAACCGATGAGCATGGAAATAAAGTCGTCGGCGACATCATCTCAGAACGAATCCAGCAG TCACTTGGACCAAAAGGAAAGAGCTTCCGTTCCTTGACAAGATCTGCTGGTGTGCAACCCACCACAGAGCATACAACTATCGAGCTATCAGGGCAAGACAGACCCGGACTGCTCTCCGAAGTTTTTGCTGTTCTTACTGATCTCAAGTGCAATATAGTTGCTGCTGAAGTATGGACACACAATTCGAGAATGGCATCGGTAGTTTACATAACCGATGAAGCAAGTGGATTGTCGATAGATGATCCTGACCGACTTGCAAATATAAAGCAGCTTCTGCTTTATGTTCTGAAAGGAGACAGGGATAAGCGAAGTGCTAATACTGCCGTTTCCGTTGGTTCTACACATAGGCAGAGAAGACTGCATCAAATGATGTATGCTGATCGAGATTATGACAGTCATGAGGGGTATTGTGCGACTCCTGAGGTAGCAAGACCTCTTGTGACGGTGGAGAACTGTGTAGAGAAGGGATACACTGTCGTGAGTTTTATATGTCCGGACCGGCCTAAGCTGCTGTTTGATACGGTATGCACCCTAACAGATATGCAGTACGTCGTATTTCATGGAACAATAATTGCCGAAGGACCAGAAGCTCAACAG GAATATTACATCAGGCATATGGATGGGCGTCCCATTAGTTCAGAAGCGGAGAGACAACGTGTGATTCATTGCCTGGCAGCAGGGATAAGGAGGAGAGCATCTGAG GGTATAAGGCTTGAATTATGCAGCGAGGACAGGGTTGGTCTTCTATCTGACGTTACTCGTATATTTCGAGAGAATGGTCTGTCTGTTACCCGAGCAGAGGTCACGACGAGGGGATCGCAGGCAATAAATGCTTTCCACGTGACAGATGCATCGGGCAATCCGGTGAAAAGCGAAACAATCGAGGCGATTCGGAAAGAAATAGGTCTCACTATACTTCGTGTAAAGGATGACACATACTGGACCTCACCGCCACAGCAGCAGAACCTACCATTCTCTTTAGGTAGTTTGTTCCGCTCTAGATCAGAAAAGTTCCTATACAATCTTGGCCTCATAAAATCGTGCTCCTGA